From Brevundimonas vesicularis:
GGTCCGCAGCGTCAGGTCGCTGAGCACCAGACCGACCGCGTTCTCACGATAGGAGCCTTGGCTCAGATCGAACCGGCCGTTCAGGCGCGGCGCGTTCAGCGTCCCGCCGATCGTCGCCTGACCCGCCACCTGACCGGCCAGGCTGCGGTCGCCGCCCAGGAACAGGTCCCAGATCGGCTGGATTTGCCCGTTGATCGACACCCGGCCCGACATTTCGCGCGTCCGGGCGATGGCGAGGCGCAGCGGCGCGGCCGAGGCCTCGACCGGCAGGACGACATCGGCGGACGCCTGAACCGCGCCCTCGTCGACCGCCGTCGCCTTGATGCTCAGCCGGTCGCCCGCCAAGGTGGCGTCCACGCGTCCGTCGACGGCCAGGCCGCGCGGCGCATCGATGCTGCGCACGTTCTGAAGCGAGATATTGGCCGTGCCCGACAGGTCGCTGCCGGCGCCGCGCAGGGCGACCTGACCCGTCACGCTGCCGCGCAGTTCGGGCGAGATAGAGCCCAGATCGACCCGCGTCAGGTCGGCCTGGACCGCGGCGCCGCGTGCATCCTGTCGCAAGTCGGCCAGCAGCACGCCGCCGCCCACGCCCAGATCCAGATGCGCCGTGCGGGTGGCCCCGTTCAGAGTGATCGAGGCCGGGCTGCGGGTCGTGAAGGCCACCTCGCGCACCCGGCCGCCGCCGCGCAACGTCAGACCGTGCGTCGTGTTCTGACGCGAATAGACGCCCGTGCCGTTGAACTGGGCCGGGTTGGGGCCGCCCACGTCCAGCGCCAGGGTGAAGGGCAGGTTGTTCAGCGTGCCGCGCCCGTCAAGATCCAGATTGCGAATGATCCAGCTCTGACCCGCCAGCCGGACATTGCGGCCGCTGATGTCCAGAATGGCGCTGTCCGATCCGCCGCCGTCGGTCAGCCGCACCCGTCCGTTGGCTTCGCCCGAAGCCAGGAAGGCCCCGGCCCGCGCCGAGAAGGTCAGGTCCGCGCTGGAGGGAATGCTGTCGGACAGGGCGATGGCGCCTCTGGCCGTCACGCCGCCGGCGTCCACGTCCAGGTCGCTCAATCGGATGCGCTTGCCGCCCAGGAAGAAGTTGCCCGAGGCGCGCGCCGGACCATAGTTCGAGCCGCTGATCACCGAAATCCGGCCGTCCGACGCATCCGCGCCCTTGCGGAAGCTCAGCGTCAGGTCGGCGTTGTTCAGCGTCAGGGCGCCGGCCGTGACCTGCTGGAAGCCGGCGGTCAGATCGACGCGCGGCTGCGCCAGAGTGCCGGTCAGGGCACCGCGTCCGTTCATGTCGCCGCCGATCTCGACCGGCCCGGCCGCGAACGGGCCGCGCGCGTTCCAGTCCAGCGCCAGCCTCAGCTTGCCGGCGGTTTCGATGATGCCCTTGGCCCCAGCGCGACCGGCCGCGCCGGTCAGTTCGCCGCGCTCGACCTCAATGCGTCCGCCGTTCAGCTTGCCGGCCAGCTGCAGGCGCGGGGTTTTGCCGAGCAGGCGATCCAGTTCGTCCAGACCGACAGTCAGATTGCGGCCCCGTCCGTCGATGTTCAGCACCCACGGCGCGCCGGCCCGCGCCGACGAGGCCCGGATCGGGCCGCCGAAGGCGCCGCGCGCGTCGGGCAGCACCCGCCTGGCGTCGGTCAGTTGCGCCTCGCCGCGGAAGTTCATCCCGCCCAGCAGGTTGCGCGAGCCCGAGCCGTTCAGCGTCAGGCCCTGGCCCTGCAAATCGACCTTGGTCAGCAGGATCGCGCCGTCCTTCATCCGCGCCGCCTTCATCTGCACGCGCGGGGCCGGCCCCAAGAGGCCGCCGATGATGCCTTCGCCTGATCCGCCGTTCGCGCGAATGTCGCCGTCGATATCAATCCGGCCGTTCTTGACCGCGACATTCAGCGGTCCGGCGATGCGCGTGGCGCGATAGCTGGCGACATTGGCGTTTAATAGGGTGACCTGGCCGTCCAGCGTCCAGGTCTGGGCGTCGCCCTTGAACAGGCCGGAATAGGCCGCTGGTCCCGCCACATCGGACCCGACAAGCCGGCTCAGCGAGGCCGTCTGAATATTGAGGCTGATTCCGTCGGGCGAACTGCGGTCGGAGTTGCGGATCAGGCCGCGCGCCTCTGACTGGACGTTGTCGGAAATCAGTTTCCACGCCACACCCTGGCTGGCCTTGTCCGGCGTCGGGACCATGGCGAAGCCGAACCGCGCCGTGCGGCCGATCTTGGTGACGAAGGGCGCCAGAAGGTCCGAGTTGCTGAAGTCGGCGTAGCCCGCGACGCGCGAGCCCTTGTCGCCGAAATGGCCCTGGACAATCAGGGGGACGAACTGCCCCGTCTGGACCCGCGCATTGACCACATCGGCGTTCAGAACCGCGACCGCCGAGAAGGGCTGATCCGGCGAATAGCCCAGCGCCCCGGCCAGCGGCCCGCCCTGGGCCTCATTGGCGCGAAGGTTCAGGCGCGTGTCTTCCAGCTTGCCGCCGAAAGTCGCCGCCAGACGCAGGAAATCGCCCGGTCGGTTCAGGCTGTCGGCGTTGACCGTCGCGCTCTTGGCGCCGGCGCGCGGCAGGCTTGCGTTCCCCGACAGGCTCCAGCGGCCGTATTCCTTGGAAAAGCCTTCCATCAGTTCGATGTTGGCCGCGAACTTGTCGATGCGGACCGAGATCGGCTGCGGGCTGGGCGGCTCGCCAGTAGGCGGGTCGATTATGGGGCGGCGCAGGACGCGGATGGTCTCGGCCTTGATGTCGTTCGCATGGAAGCTGCGGCTCAGCAGGGCCACATAGGACCAGTCCATGCTGAGGTTGTTCGCCTCCAGCCAGACCCCATGGCTGTCGGCCAGGGTGATGCGGTCGATGGTGAAATCGCTGAGCAGATCGCCCTTCAGCCCATAGACCTTCAGCCGGCCGTAACGGCTGATTTTTAGGTCCTGAAGTCGTTGCAGCACCATGTCGCGACCGCCATCCGAGGCGATGTAGTAACGCCCTCCGACCAGGGCGGCGGCGATCAGCACCAGCAGCCCGGCCACCACCACGCCAACGCCCAGGGCGATGCGTCTGATCAGCCCGCGACGCGGCTTTGCGGGCCGCGTCGCCTTGGGGGGCGTCCTTTCTTCAGGCGTGGATTCGGGCGGTGTATCGGTCAAAACGCCTGCCCGATGCTGATGTAGATCTGGAAGGCGGAGTCGCCCTCGCGCTTGTTGAGCGGCATGGCGACATCCGCCCGGATCGGCCCGAACGGCAGCATGTAGCGCACGCCCACGCCCGCGCCGTAGCGCATATTGGTCAGGTTGGGCGTCTCCTGGAAACCAACGGAGCCCGCGTCGACGAAGGCCACGGCCTGGAAGCTCTGACCGATTGACTGGCGCACTTCGAACGAGGTCTCGAACAGCGACAGGCCCCCGCGCGGCGTGCCGTCCGGCAGTTGCGGATTGACGCCCTGATAGGAATAGCCCCGCACCGAACCGCCGCCGCCGGAGTAGAATAGACGATCCGCCGGCACGTTCAGCTCGCTGCCGCCGACGATGGAGCCGATCTTCATCCGTCCGGCCAGAATGGTGCGATCACCCGCGACGGGGAAATAGGCGGTGCCCTGCGTCTCGGTGCGCAGGAACAGGATGTTGCTCTCGCCGGTCACCGCCGTCGGCTGAACCGCCAGATTGACGCGCCAGCCCTTGGTCGGGTTCAGCGGATCGTTTGAGCGGTCGATGTAGGCGCTGGTCCGTGCGGTGATGATCGCCAGATCGCGGTCAAAGGTCACGCGTTGCGGGGGCAGGGTGCTGAAATCGTAGCGGGTCTCGCTATAGCGCCCGGCGTCCAGACCGATTCCGTAGTTGAAATAGGAGGTCTTGCCGATCCGCTGTTGCAGGTCGGCGTACAGAACCACGGCGGTGCGCAGATAGGCGTCGGTGTCTTCGTTGACCACCGCCGCGCCCAGTTTGAGCGTCCGGCCGGGCCGACGCCAGTGGGGCAGTGACAGGTCGGCGCCGATCCGACTGTCGATGTCGGCCAGCCGAGCCTCTAGCCTCAGGGTGTCGGCGCGGCCGAAGCGGTTGTAGTGCGTCTGGATCACATCCACGCCCGCGCCCTCCGCCGTCGACCAGGTGGCGCCGGCCTCCAGCACGCGACGCGGCCGGTCCTGCAGACTGACCACGACGGGGCGATGACCGTCGGCGGTGATCTGGTCCAGCGGCGATAGCGCGACGCTGACGCCGTCATAGACCCCAGTGTCCAGCAGCCGACGTTCCAGTTCCGCGACCATTTCCGGGTCGTAGCGATCGCCCTCGTTCCACGGCGCCAGGCCCGCGACCCAGGCTGGATTGGTGCGGCCCTGGCTGGTCAAGCGCACGCCGTCCAGACGCACCAGCGCGCCGGAGGCGATGCGATACTCCGGGGCGACGGTGAAGGCCGCGTGATCGACCACGACACGACGAGGATTGGCCTTGGCGTCGGCATAGCCGTCACGCACCAACGCCGCCACGGCCCGACCTTCGCCCGATATGACGTCTGCCGCCCGCCCCGGATCGCCGGCC
This genomic window contains:
- a CDS encoding autotransporter assembly complex protein TamA, whose translation is MTFRPSLLVALAAFSACAHAAAADPRAQIRGDMDGDLRRALERAVGEVDGAPASRFEARRRAESAVTSATALLRSEGYYQPVVEDIVEGEETPIAVVSVEPGRRFLLTDPTIQWAGPAPEVQAADKAKTAIALKAGDPGRAADVISGEGRAVAALVRDGYADAKANPRRVVVDHAAFTVAPEYRIASGALVRLDGVRLTSQGRTNPAWVAGLAPWNEGDRYDPEMVAELERRLLDTGVYDGVSVALSPLDQITADGHRPVVVSLQDRPRRVLEAGATWSTAEGAGVDVIQTHYNRFGRADTLRLEARLADIDSRIGADLSLPHWRRPGRTLKLGAAVVNEDTDAYLRTAVVLYADLQQRIGKTSYFNYGIGLDAGRYSETRYDFSTLPPQRVTFDRDLAIITARTSAYIDRSNDPLNPTKGWRVNLAVQPTAVTGESNILFLRTETQGTAYFPVAGDRTILAGRMKIGSIVGGSELNVPADRLFYSGGGGSVRGYSYQGVNPQLPDGTPRGGLSLFETSFEVRQSIGQSFQAVAFVDAGSVGFQETPNLTNMRYGAGVGVRYMLPFGPIRADVAMPLNKREGDSAFQIYISIGQAF
- a CDS encoding translocation/assembly module TamB domain-containing protein, with amino-acid sequence MTDTPPESTPEERTPPKATRPAKPRRGLIRRIALGVGVVVAGLLVLIAAALVGGRYYIASDGGRDMVLQRLQDLKISRYGRLKVYGLKGDLLSDFTIDRITLADSHGVWLEANNLSMDWSYVALLSRSFHANDIKAETIRVLRRPIIDPPTGEPPSPQPISVRIDKFAANIELMEGFSKEYGRWSLSGNASLPRAGAKSATVNADSLNRPGDFLRLAATFGGKLEDTRLNLRANEAQGGPLAGALGYSPDQPFSAVAVLNADVVNARVQTGQFVPLIVQGHFGDKGSRVAGYADFSNSDLLAPFVTKIGRTARFGFAMVPTPDKASQGVAWKLISDNVQSEARGLIRNSDRSSPDGISLNIQTASLSRLVGSDVAGPAAYSGLFKGDAQTWTLDGQVTLLNANVASYRATRIAGPLNVAVKNGRIDIDGDIRANGGSGEGIIGGLLGPAPRVQMKAARMKDGAILLTKVDLQGQGLTLNGSGSRNLLGGMNFRGEAQLTDARRVLPDARGAFGGPIRASSARAGAPWVLNIDGRGRNLTVGLDELDRLLGKTPRLQLAGKLNGGRIEVERGELTGAAGRAGAKGIIETAGKLRLALDWNARGPFAAGPVEIGGDMNGRGALTGTLAQPRVDLTAGFQQVTAGALTLNNADLTLSFRKGADASDGRISVISGSNYGPARASGNFFLGGKRIRLSDLDVDAGGVTARGAIALSDSIPSSADLTFSARAGAFLASGEANGRVRLTDGGGSDSAILDISGRNVRLAGQSWIIRNLDLDGRGTLNNLPFTLALDVGGPNPAQFNGTGVYSRQNTTHGLTLRGGGRVREVAFTTRSPASITLNGATRTAHLDLGVGGGVLLADLRQDARGAAVQADLTRVDLGSISPELRGSVTGQVALRGAGSDLSGTANISLQNVRSIDAPRGLAVDGRVDATLAGDRLSIKATAVDEGAVQASADVVLPVEASAAPLRLAIARTREMSGRVSINGQIQPIWDLFLGGDRSLAGQVAGQATIGGTLNAPRLNGRFDLSQGSYRENAVGLVLSDLTLRTRFDDTAAQIETFTANDGKGGTVSGQGRIGLRQGSGSNAQLMLNRFRVIDNDIAEARASGPITIVRGADGNIQLGGRIDIDEAKIEPELPGATGIVSMDVVEINRPGGDPEETEQKARGPQIGMDIVLRSSGGKVRVNGRGLNVILDVNARVRGTIAQPQLTGTANVVRGDYEFAGKRFVFDDTGRVTLSTDPKQIRLNLAATREDAALTASINVTGTAAEPKIALTSTPSLPQDEILSQVLFGRSASQLSAFEAAQLAAGVAALAGGGGFDVIGNLRELAGLDRLSFGGDASAVTVAGGRYITDDVYLEVIGGGQNGAAVKVEWQPRRNVAIASQFGGQGQTSLSIRWRHESREAGDRRPNRGGRNR